The genomic segment ACATGGGCCTGCACGCCCGGCTGATGAGCCAGGCCCTGCGCAAGCTCACCTCTTCCATCTCCCGCTCCGGCTGTCTGGTCATCTTCATCAACCAGATCCGCATGAAAATCGGTGTCATGTTCGGCAATCCCGAAACCACCACCGGGGGTAACGCGCTCAAGTTCTACGCCTCTGTCCGCCTGGACATCCGCCGCGTCGGTTCGATCAAGGACCGGGAAACCGTAGTGGGCAACCATACCCGCGTCAAGGTGGTCAAGAACAAGCTGGCTCCCCCTTTCCGCCAGGTGGAGTTCGATATCATGTACGGCGAGGGTGTTTCCCGGGCCGGGGAGATCATTGACCTGGGCGTCCAGGCCAATGTGGTGGAAAAATCCGGTGCCTGGTTCTCGTACGATGGCCAGAGGATCGGCCAGGGCCGCGAGAATGCCAAAAACTATCTGCGGTCGAACCCCGAGGTGGCGGCCGCCATCGAGGCAAAGATCCGCGGCAACGCAGGGCTTGTGGCCAACGCCATGATGGGCGCGGCGGAAAGCGGTGACGGGGCGGAAGAATAATTCTGTCTGCCCCACGGCATCCTCCGGGGTC from the Pseudomonadota bacterium genome contains:
- the recA gene encoding recombinase RecA, whose protein sequence is MDKQERQKALDAALVNIERAFGKGSIMKLGARENTVEAEAVSTGSLGLDLALGIGGFPRGRIVEIYGPESSGKTTLALHAIAQAQKNGGACAFVDAEHALDPAYARKLGVDIDNLLISQPDAGEQALEIADTLVRSGAIDVLVVDSVAALVPRAELEGDMGDSHMGLHARLMSQALRKLTSSISRSGCLVIFINQIRMKIGVMFGNPETTTGGNALKFYASVRLDIRRVGSIKDRETVVGNHTRVKVVKNKLAPPFRQVEFDIMYGEGVSRAGEIIDLGVQANVVEKSGAWFSYDGQRIGQGRENAKNYLRSNPEVAAAIEAKIRGNAGLVANAMMGAAESGDGAEE